In Populus alba chromosome 1, ASM523922v2, whole genome shotgun sequence, a single window of DNA contains:
- the LOC118037666 gene encoding vacuolar cation/proton exchanger 2 isoform X2 has protein sequence MDRNLQVMGTLAQNGSPHEFEEQSLFSPELGTQKMQPGHISEYGSAPGGFQPGVSKMWRNVVYKSIKTVIFSNKLNVLIPFGPLAILVHILTGHNGLVFLLSLLGIIPLAERLGYATEQLALYTGPTIGGLLNATFGNATELIIAIYAMRNGMLRVVQLSLLGSILSNMLLVLGCAFFCGGLVFYRKEQVFNKATATVNSGLLLMAVMGLLFPAVLHYTHTEVHYGKSELALSRFSSCIMLGVYAAYLFFQLKTQKDPYIPLSEEGSQNGESDNDDDETPEISKWESVFWLSIMTAWISILSEYLVDAIEGTSQTWNIPISFIGVILLPIVGNAAEHAGAIMFAMKDKLDISLGIAIGSSTQISMFVIPFCVVVGWIVGQPMDLNFRLFETATLFITVIVVAFFLQEGSSNYFKGLMLILCYVIVAASFFVHEDPPPEGKP, from the exons atgGATCGAAATTTACAAGTG ATGGGAACGTTAGCTCAAAATGGGTCACCACATGAGTTTGAGGAGCAGAGTCTTTTTAGCCCGGAATTAGGCACTCAAAAGATGCAACCTGGTCATATATCTGAGTATGGATCAGCTCCTGGTGGTTTCCAACCTGGTGTTAGTAAGATGTGGAGGAATGTTGTGTATAAGAGCATAAAGACtgtgattttttcaaataaactaAATGTGCTCATCCCTTTTGGGCCTCTTGCAATCCTCGTCCACATTTTGACTGGGCATAAT GGTTTGGTCTTCCTTCTGAGTCTACTGGGTATAATACCTTTGGCTGAGCGTTTAGGTTACGCTACAGA GCAGCTGGCCTTGTACACAGGACCTACAA TTGGGGGTCTTCTAAATGCTACTTTCGGAAATGCAACAGAACTCATCATAGCAATATATGCAATGAGAAATGGAATGTTACGTGTTGTTCAGCTGTCATTATTAGGCTCAATTTTATCGAACATGTTGCTGGTGCTTGGGTGTGCATTCTTCTGTGGCGGGCTTGTTTTTTACAGAAAGGAACAAGTTTTTAACAAG GCAACTGCTACTGTGAATTCAGGATTGCTGTTGATGGCAGTCATGGGGCTACTTTTTCCTGCTGTCCTGCACTACACACACACGGAGGTGCATTATGGGAAGTCAGAGCTGGCTCTTTCAAGATTTAGCAGTTGCATTATGCTTGGGGTTTATGCTGCCtatctttttttccaattaaagaCCCAGAAAGATCCATACATTCCTCTCTCTGAG GAAGGGAGTCAGAATGGGGAGAGtgacaatgatgatgatgagactCCGGAGATTTCTAAATGGGAATCAGTTTTTTGGCTTTCAATAATGACAGCTTGGATATCTATCCTATCAGAATATTTAGTGGATGCCATAGAG GGAACATCTCAAACCTGGAATATACCAATTTCATTTATAGGGGTTATCTTGCTCCCAATTGTGGGGAATGCTGCAGAGCATGCTGGTGCTATTATGTTTGCTATGAAAGATAAGCTT GATATATCATTGGGCATTGCAATAGGTTCATCAACACAAATATCTATGTTTGTA ATTCCCTTTTGTGTGGTCGTTGGGTGGATAGTGGGGCAGCCCATGGACTTAAACTTTAGACTATTTGAGACTGCAACTCTTTTCATTACTGTCATCGTCGTGGCCTTCTTTCTGCAG GAAGGatcttctaattattttaaaggaTTGATGCTCATCCTTTGCTATGTAATTGTTGCTGCAAGTTTCTTTGTTCATGAAGATCCTCCTCCTGAAG GCAAGCCATAA
- the LOC118037669 gene encoding probable amino acid permease 7 isoform X1: protein MGDAAEELPLLGSFSSASADDEQEESLKRTGTIWTATAHVITGVIGAGVLSLAWSIAQLGWIAGPLCMIVFAVITLVSTNLLCDCYRFPDPEHGPTRNRSYMEAVKLYLGERSQIVCGIFAEESLYGSGIAYTITSATSIRAIQRSNCYHREGHKASCEYGDTIYMLLFGAVQIVMSQIPDFHNMGWLSVIAAIMSFTYSFIGFGLGVAKVIENGRIKGSITGVSAATTVNKLWLAFEALGDIAFAYPYSIILLEIQDTLKSPPPENKTMKKASMISIFITTFFYLCCGCFGYAAFGNDTPGNLLTGFGFFEPYWLIDLANACVVLHLVGGYQIYSQPVFAFIESWFSRKFPSSGFVNNFHTFKLPLFPPLHINLFRLCFRTAYVASTTAIAMVFPYFNQVLGVLGALNFWPLAIYFPVEMYFVQKKIGAWTRKWIVLRTFSFFCLLVTIVGLIGSIEGIISAKLG from the exons ATGGGTGATGCAGCAGAAGAGTTGCCATTACTTGGAAGCTTTTCTTCTGCTTCAGCTGATGATGAACAAGAAGAGTCTCTAAAAAGAACTG GAACCATATGGACGGCAACAGCACATGTTATAACAGGAGTGATAGGGGCAGGTGTCCTGTCTCTTGCATGGAGCATTGCTCAACTAGGGTGGATTGCAGGTCCTCTATGCATGATAGTTTTTGCAGTAATCACCCTTGTTTCAACAAACCTTCTCTGTGACTGCTATAGATTTCCTGATCCTGAACATGGCCCCACCAGAAACAGGTCCTACATGGAAGCTGTGAAGCTGTATTTGG GAGAGAGAAGCCAAATAGTGTGTGGAATATTTGCAGAGGAGAGCTTATATGGGTCTGGAATTGCCTATACCATTACTTCTGCTACTAGCATAAG AGCAATTCAAAGATCAAATTGTTACCATAGAGAAGGGCATAAAGCTTCATGTGAATATGGTGATACCATCTACATGCTGCTATTCGGAGCTGTTCAGATAGTAATGTCACAGATTCCAGATTTTCATAACATGGGGTGGCTCTCTGTAATTGCAGCAATCATGTCCTTCACCTACTCTTTTATCGGATTTGGACTTGGTGTTGCAAAAGTAATAG AAAATGGGAGGATTAAGGGGAGCATTACTGGAGTCTCAGCTGCCACTACTGTCAATAAGTTATGGCTAGCCTTCGAAGCACTAGGGGACATTGCTTTTGCCTATCCATACTCGATCATTCTGCTTGAGATACAG GATACTTTGAAGTCACCTCCACCAGAGAACAAGACCATGAAGAAGGCCTCGATGATTTCAATATTTATCACAACTTTCTTTTACCTGTGTTGTGGATGCTTTGGATATGCAGCCTTCGGCAATGATACACCTGGAAATCTCTTGACAGGGTTCGGGTTCTTCGAGCCCTATTGGCTCATCGATTTGGCAAATGCTTGCGTTGTTCTTCATTTGGTAGGAGGATATCAG ATATATAGTCAGCCTGTGTTTGCATTTATTGAAAGCTGGTTCAGTAGGAAATTTCCAAGTAGTGGTTTTGTGAATAACTTTCACACCTTCAAACTTCCATTATTTCCTCCTCTTCATATCAATCTTTTCCGGCTATGTTTCCGAACTGCATATGTTGCGTCAACCACTGCCATTGCAATGGTCTTCCCATACTTCAACCAAGTTCTGGGAGTGCTAGGAGCCTTGAACTTTTGGCCTCTGGCTATATATTTTCCCGTGGAAATGTACTTCGTGCAGAAGAAAATAGGTGCTTGGACAAGAAAATGGATTGTTCTTAGAACATTTAGCTTTTTTTGCTTGCTTGTAACAATAGTGGGCTTAATTGGGTCAATTGAGGGAATTATAAGTGCTAAACTTGGCTGA
- the LOC118037666 gene encoding vacuolar cation/proton exchanger 2 isoform X1, which yields MDRNLQVVGTQSQLEMGTLAQNGSPHEFEEQSLFSPELGTQKMQPGHISEYGSAPGGFQPGVSKMWRNVVYKSIKTVIFSNKLNVLIPFGPLAILVHILTGHNGLVFLLSLLGIIPLAERLGYATEQLALYTGPTIGGLLNATFGNATELIIAIYAMRNGMLRVVQLSLLGSILSNMLLVLGCAFFCGGLVFYRKEQVFNKATATVNSGLLLMAVMGLLFPAVLHYTHTEVHYGKSELALSRFSSCIMLGVYAAYLFFQLKTQKDPYIPLSEEGSQNGESDNDDDETPEISKWESVFWLSIMTAWISILSEYLVDAIEGTSQTWNIPISFIGVILLPIVGNAAEHAGAIMFAMKDKLDISLGIAIGSSTQISMFVIPFCVVVGWIVGQPMDLNFRLFETATLFITVIVVAFFLQEGSSNYFKGLMLILCYVIVAASFFVHEDPPPEGKP from the exons atgGATCGAAATTTACAAGTGGTAGGAACTCAATCTCAACTTGAA ATGGGAACGTTAGCTCAAAATGGGTCACCACATGAGTTTGAGGAGCAGAGTCTTTTTAGCCCGGAATTAGGCACTCAAAAGATGCAACCTGGTCATATATCTGAGTATGGATCAGCTCCTGGTGGTTTCCAACCTGGTGTTAGTAAGATGTGGAGGAATGTTGTGTATAAGAGCATAAAGACtgtgattttttcaaataaactaAATGTGCTCATCCCTTTTGGGCCTCTTGCAATCCTCGTCCACATTTTGACTGGGCATAAT GGTTTGGTCTTCCTTCTGAGTCTACTGGGTATAATACCTTTGGCTGAGCGTTTAGGTTACGCTACAGA GCAGCTGGCCTTGTACACAGGACCTACAA TTGGGGGTCTTCTAAATGCTACTTTCGGAAATGCAACAGAACTCATCATAGCAATATATGCAATGAGAAATGGAATGTTACGTGTTGTTCAGCTGTCATTATTAGGCTCAATTTTATCGAACATGTTGCTGGTGCTTGGGTGTGCATTCTTCTGTGGCGGGCTTGTTTTTTACAGAAAGGAACAAGTTTTTAACAAG GCAACTGCTACTGTGAATTCAGGATTGCTGTTGATGGCAGTCATGGGGCTACTTTTTCCTGCTGTCCTGCACTACACACACACGGAGGTGCATTATGGGAAGTCAGAGCTGGCTCTTTCAAGATTTAGCAGTTGCATTATGCTTGGGGTTTATGCTGCCtatctttttttccaattaaagaCCCAGAAAGATCCATACATTCCTCTCTCTGAG GAAGGGAGTCAGAATGGGGAGAGtgacaatgatgatgatgagactCCGGAGATTTCTAAATGGGAATCAGTTTTTTGGCTTTCAATAATGACAGCTTGGATATCTATCCTATCAGAATATTTAGTGGATGCCATAGAG GGAACATCTCAAACCTGGAATATACCAATTTCATTTATAGGGGTTATCTTGCTCCCAATTGTGGGGAATGCTGCAGAGCATGCTGGTGCTATTATGTTTGCTATGAAAGATAAGCTT GATATATCATTGGGCATTGCAATAGGTTCATCAACACAAATATCTATGTTTGTA ATTCCCTTTTGTGTGGTCGTTGGGTGGATAGTGGGGCAGCCCATGGACTTAAACTTTAGACTATTTGAGACTGCAACTCTTTTCATTACTGTCATCGTCGTGGCCTTCTTTCTGCAG GAAGGatcttctaattattttaaaggaTTGATGCTCATCCTTTGCTATGTAATTGTTGCTGCAAGTTTCTTTGTTCATGAAGATCCTCCTCCTGAAG GCAAGCCATAA
- the LOC118037669 gene encoding probable amino acid permease 7 isoform X2 → MAVQHPLELANGCCDDDGHPLRTGTLWSCVAHIITAVISSGVLSLAWSTAQLGWIAGPVSFLCFAIVTYVSAFLLSNCYRSPDPVTGTRNYSYMHAVRVNLGKTQTWFCGLLQYLSLYGTGVACVITTSTSMRAIQRSNCYHREGHKASCEYGDTIYMLLFGAVQIVMSQIPDFHNMGWLSVIAAIMSFTYSFIGFGLGVAKVIENGRIKGSITGVSAATTVNKLWLAFEALGDIAFAYPYSIILLEIQDTLKSPPPENKTMKKASMISIFITTFFYLCCGCFGYAAFGNDTPGNLLTGFGFFEPYWLIDLANACVVLHLVGGYQIYSQPVFAFIESWFSRKFPSSGFVNNFHTFKLPLFPPLHINLFRLCFRTAYVASTTAIAMVFPYFNQVLGVLGALNFWPLAIYFPVEMYFVQKKIGAWTRKWIVLRTFSFFCLLVTIVGLIGSIEGIISAKLG, encoded by the exons ATGGCAGTCCAACATCCTCTTGAACTGGCAAATGGTTGCTGTGATGATGACGGGCATCCATTAAGAACTG GAACCTTATGGAGTTGCGTTGCACATATTATTACCGCTGTTATCAGCTCTGGAGTCCTGTCCTTGGCTTGGAGTACAGCACAGCTAGGTTGGATAGCAGGGCCAGTGTCCTTTCTTTGCTTTGCGATTGTCACCTACGTTTCTGCATTCCTCCTTTCCAATTGCTATAGGTCCCCTGACCCAGTAACCGGAACACGAAACTACTCTTACATGCATGCTGTTAGAGTAAATCTTG GTAAAACACAGACATGGTTTTGTGGTTTGCTTCAATATCTGAGCTTGTATGGGACTGGTGTTGCTTGTGTTATTACTACTTCAACTAGCATGAG AGCAATTCAAAGATCAAATTGTTACCATAGAGAAGGGCATAAAGCTTCATGTGAATATGGTGATACCATCTACATGCTGCTATTCGGAGCTGTTCAGATAGTAATGTCACAGATTCCAGATTTTCATAACATGGGGTGGCTCTCTGTAATTGCAGCAATCATGTCCTTCACCTACTCTTTTATCGGATTTGGACTTGGTGTTGCAAAAGTAATAG AAAATGGGAGGATTAAGGGGAGCATTACTGGAGTCTCAGCTGCCACTACTGTCAATAAGTTATGGCTAGCCTTCGAAGCACTAGGGGACATTGCTTTTGCCTATCCATACTCGATCATTCTGCTTGAGATACAG GATACTTTGAAGTCACCTCCACCAGAGAACAAGACCATGAAGAAGGCCTCGATGATTTCAATATTTATCACAACTTTCTTTTACCTGTGTTGTGGATGCTTTGGATATGCAGCCTTCGGCAATGATACACCTGGAAATCTCTTGACAGGGTTCGGGTTCTTCGAGCCCTATTGGCTCATCGATTTGGCAAATGCTTGCGTTGTTCTTCATTTGGTAGGAGGATATCAG ATATATAGTCAGCCTGTGTTTGCATTTATTGAAAGCTGGTTCAGTAGGAAATTTCCAAGTAGTGGTTTTGTGAATAACTTTCACACCTTCAAACTTCCATTATTTCCTCCTCTTCATATCAATCTTTTCCGGCTATGTTTCCGAACTGCATATGTTGCGTCAACCACTGCCATTGCAATGGTCTTCCCATACTTCAACCAAGTTCTGGGAGTGCTAGGAGCCTTGAACTTTTGGCCTCTGGCTATATATTTTCCCGTGGAAATGTACTTCGTGCAGAAGAAAATAGGTGCTTGGACAAGAAAATGGATTGTTCTTAGAACATTTAGCTTTTTTTGCTTGCTTGTAACAATAGTGGGCTTAATTGGGTCAATTGAGGGAATTATAAGTGCTAAACTTGGCTGA
- the LOC118037669 gene encoding probable amino acid permease 7 isoform X4: protein MAVQHPLELANGCCDDDGHPLRTGKTQTWFCGLLQYLSLYGTGVACVITTSTSMRAIQRSNCYHREGHKASCEYGDTIYMLLFGAVQIVMSQIPDFHNMGWLSVIAAIMSFTYSFIGFGLGVAKVIENGRIKGSITGVSAATTVNKLWLAFEALGDIAFAYPYSIILLEIQDTLKSPPPENKTMKKASMISIFITTFFYLCCGCFGYAAFGNDTPGNLLTGFGFFEPYWLIDLANACVVLHLVGGYQIYSQPVFAFIESWFSRKFPSSGFVNNFHTFKLPLFPPLHINLFRLCFRTAYVASTTAIAMVFPYFNQVLGVLGALNFWPLAIYFPVEMYFVQKKIGAWTRKWIVLRTFSFFCLLVTIVGLIGSIEGIISAKLG, encoded by the exons ATGGCAGTCCAACATCCTCTTGAACTGGCAAATGGTTGCTGTGATGATGACGGGCATCCATTAAGAACTG GTAAAACACAGACATGGTTTTGTGGTTTGCTTCAATATCTGAGCTTGTATGGGACTGGTGTTGCTTGTGTTATTACTACTTCAACTAGCATGAG AGCAATTCAAAGATCAAATTGTTACCATAGAGAAGGGCATAAAGCTTCATGTGAATATGGTGATACCATCTACATGCTGCTATTCGGAGCTGTTCAGATAGTAATGTCACAGATTCCAGATTTTCATAACATGGGGTGGCTCTCTGTAATTGCAGCAATCATGTCCTTCACCTACTCTTTTATCGGATTTGGACTTGGTGTTGCAAAAGTAATAG AAAATGGGAGGATTAAGGGGAGCATTACTGGAGTCTCAGCTGCCACTACTGTCAATAAGTTATGGCTAGCCTTCGAAGCACTAGGGGACATTGCTTTTGCCTATCCATACTCGATCATTCTGCTTGAGATACAG GATACTTTGAAGTCACCTCCACCAGAGAACAAGACCATGAAGAAGGCCTCGATGATTTCAATATTTATCACAACTTTCTTTTACCTGTGTTGTGGATGCTTTGGATATGCAGCCTTCGGCAATGATACACCTGGAAATCTCTTGACAGGGTTCGGGTTCTTCGAGCCCTATTGGCTCATCGATTTGGCAAATGCTTGCGTTGTTCTTCATTTGGTAGGAGGATATCAG ATATATAGTCAGCCTGTGTTTGCATTTATTGAAAGCTGGTTCAGTAGGAAATTTCCAAGTAGTGGTTTTGTGAATAACTTTCACACCTTCAAACTTCCATTATTTCCTCCTCTTCATATCAATCTTTTCCGGCTATGTTTCCGAACTGCATATGTTGCGTCAACCACTGCCATTGCAATGGTCTTCCCATACTTCAACCAAGTTCTGGGAGTGCTAGGAGCCTTGAACTTTTGGCCTCTGGCTATATATTTTCCCGTGGAAATGTACTTCGTGCAGAAGAAAATAGGTGCTTGGACAAGAAAATGGATTGTTCTTAGAACATTTAGCTTTTTTTGCTTGCTTGTAACAATAGTGGGCTTAATTGGGTCAATTGAGGGAATTATAAGTGCTAAACTTGGCTGA
- the LOC118037668 gene encoding berberine bridge enzyme-like 8: MRTLISSILRIFLFYTSMATLDPIQETFLQCLSTHSLTSTPISEVTYFPNNPNYLSVLNSYIRNLVFTSPTTPKPLFIVTPTHVSHIRASIICSKIHGLEVRIRSGGHDYDGLSYVSAVPFIMVDLFNMRSVSVDIEDESAWVESGATLGEVYYRIAEKSKTYGYPAGVCPTVGVGGHLSGGGYGNLMRKHGLSVDNIVDAVLVDANGNVLDREAMGEDLFWAIRGGGGASFGIIVSWKIKLVQVPEVVTVFRVERTLEEGASDIVYQWQHVANKIDEDLFIRVVLNPVTRKGQVTIKAKFNALFLGNAQRLVSLMDEQFPGMGLVSTDCKEMSWIESVLFWSNYQIGTSTDVLLERHSTKEKYLKRKSDYVQEPISKTDLEGIWKKMIQLRKPVLTFNPYGGKMSEISELDTPFPHRSGNIYKIQYAASWKEEGAEAVDHNLDLIRKLYDYMTPFVSKSPRCSYLNYRDIDLGINEIGNASYEQASGWGTKYFKGNFDRLVQVKTMVDPGNFFRYEQSIPSLEASSSKNRMSE; the protein is encoded by the coding sequence ATGAGAACTCTCATCTCTTCAATACTCAGAATATTTCTGTTCTATACCTCAATGGCAACTCTAGATCCAATCCAAGAAACCTTTCTCCAATGCCTGTCTACTCATTCTTTAACCTCCACACCAATCTCTGAAGTCACGTATTTCCCCAACAATCCTAACTACTTGTCAGTTTTGAATTCTTACATCAGAAACCTTGTATTCACATCTCCTACAACACCAAAACCTTTGTTCATTGTAACCCCCACTCATGTTTCTCACATCCGGGCATCAATCATTTGTTCCAAGATTCATGGTCTTGAAGTTAGAATCCGCAGTGGAGGCCATGATTATGATGGTCTTTCTTATGTGTCAGCTGTGCCGTTTATCATGGTTGACTTGTTCAATATGAGGTCTGTTAGTGTTGACATAGAAGATGAGAGCGCTTGGGTAGAGTCAGGTGCTACACTAGGGGAAGTTTATTATAGAATTGCTGAAAAGAGCAAGACTTACGGCTACCCTGCTGGAGTTTGTCCAACGGTTGGTGTTGGAGGCCATTTAAGTGGAGGTGGATATGGTAACTTGATGAGGAAACATGGTTTGTCCGTTGATAATATTGTTGATGCAGTACTGGTTGATGCTAATGGTAATGTTTTGGATAGAGAAGCAATGGGGGAGGATCTTTTCTGGGCTATTAGGGGAGGAGGTGGAGCTAGTTTTGGAATCATTGTTTCATGGAAAATTAAGCTGGTTCAAGTCCCTGAAGTTGTCACTGTTTTTAGAGTTGAAAGGACTTTGGAAGAAGGTGCATCAGATATTGTGTATCAATGGCAGCATGTTGCTAATAAAATCGATGAAGATCTCTTTATAAGGGTGGTCCTGAACCCAGTTACTAGGAAGGGGCAAGTGACAATCAAGGCCAAATTCAATGCTTTGTTTCTTGGAAATGCACAAAGACTTGTTTCTCTGATGGATGAGCAGTTTCCTGGAATGGGATTAGTGTCCACGGACTGCAAAGAAATGAGCTGGATTGAGTCGGTGCTGTTTTGGTCCAATTATCAAATTGGTACATCTACAGATGTTTTGCTTGAGAGACATTCAACAAAAGAGAAGTACTTGAAGAGGAAATCTGACTATGTGCAAGAGCCTATTTCGAAGACTGATCTTGAAGGAATATGGAAGAAAATGATCCAATTGCGAAAGCCAGTATTGACATTCAATCCTTATGGAGGAAAAATGAGTGAAATTTCAGAACTTGACACCCCATTTCCACATAGATCAGGGAACATTTACAAAATCCAGTATGCAGCAAGTTGGAAAGAAGAAGGTGCTGAAGCTGTGGATCACAATTTGGATCTTATCAGAAAGCTTTACGATTACATGACTCCATTTGTGTCAAAATCACCTAGATGTTCATATCTAAATTATAGAGATATTGATCTGGGTATCAATGAAATTGGCAATGCTAGTTATGAGCAAGCTAGTGGTTGGGGTACCAAGTATTTCAAAGGCAATTTTGACAGGTTGGTGCAAGTTAAGACCATGGTGGATCCTGGTAATTTCTTTAGGTATGAACAAAGCATCCCATCCCTTGAAGCTTCTTCTTCGAAGAATAGAATGTCAGAGTGA
- the LOC118037669 gene encoding probable amino acid permease 7 isoform X3, producing MAVQHPLELANGCCDDDGHPLRTGTLWSCVAHIITAVISSGVLSLAWSTAQLGKTQTWFCGLLQYLSLYGTGVACVITTSTSMRAIQRSNCYHREGHKASCEYGDTIYMLLFGAVQIVMSQIPDFHNMGWLSVIAAIMSFTYSFIGFGLGVAKVIENGRIKGSITGVSAATTVNKLWLAFEALGDIAFAYPYSIILLEIQDTLKSPPPENKTMKKASMISIFITTFFYLCCGCFGYAAFGNDTPGNLLTGFGFFEPYWLIDLANACVVLHLVGGYQIYSQPVFAFIESWFSRKFPSSGFVNNFHTFKLPLFPPLHINLFRLCFRTAYVASTTAIAMVFPYFNQVLGVLGALNFWPLAIYFPVEMYFVQKKIGAWTRKWIVLRTFSFFCLLVTIVGLIGSIEGIISAKLG from the exons ATGGCAGTCCAACATCCTCTTGAACTGGCAAATGGTTGCTGTGATGATGACGGGCATCCATTAAGAACTG GAACCTTATGGAGTTGCGTTGCACATATTATTACCGCTGTTATCAGCTCTGGAGTCCTGTCCTTGGCTTGGAGTACAGCACAGCTAG GTAAAACACAGACATGGTTTTGTGGTTTGCTTCAATATCTGAGCTTGTATGGGACTGGTGTTGCTTGTGTTATTACTACTTCAACTAGCATGAG AGCAATTCAAAGATCAAATTGTTACCATAGAGAAGGGCATAAAGCTTCATGTGAATATGGTGATACCATCTACATGCTGCTATTCGGAGCTGTTCAGATAGTAATGTCACAGATTCCAGATTTTCATAACATGGGGTGGCTCTCTGTAATTGCAGCAATCATGTCCTTCACCTACTCTTTTATCGGATTTGGACTTGGTGTTGCAAAAGTAATAG AAAATGGGAGGATTAAGGGGAGCATTACTGGAGTCTCAGCTGCCACTACTGTCAATAAGTTATGGCTAGCCTTCGAAGCACTAGGGGACATTGCTTTTGCCTATCCATACTCGATCATTCTGCTTGAGATACAG GATACTTTGAAGTCACCTCCACCAGAGAACAAGACCATGAAGAAGGCCTCGATGATTTCAATATTTATCACAACTTTCTTTTACCTGTGTTGTGGATGCTTTGGATATGCAGCCTTCGGCAATGATACACCTGGAAATCTCTTGACAGGGTTCGGGTTCTTCGAGCCCTATTGGCTCATCGATTTGGCAAATGCTTGCGTTGTTCTTCATTTGGTAGGAGGATATCAG ATATATAGTCAGCCTGTGTTTGCATTTATTGAAAGCTGGTTCAGTAGGAAATTTCCAAGTAGTGGTTTTGTGAATAACTTTCACACCTTCAAACTTCCATTATTTCCTCCTCTTCATATCAATCTTTTCCGGCTATGTTTCCGAACTGCATATGTTGCGTCAACCACTGCCATTGCAATGGTCTTCCCATACTTCAACCAAGTTCTGGGAGTGCTAGGAGCCTTGAACTTTTGGCCTCTGGCTATATATTTTCCCGTGGAAATGTACTTCGTGCAGAAGAAAATAGGTGCTTGGACAAGAAAATGGATTGTTCTTAGAACATTTAGCTTTTTTTGCTTGCTTGTAACAATAGTGGGCTTAATTGGGTCAATTGAGGGAATTATAAGTGCTAAACTTGGCTGA